In Xanthomonas theicola, a single genomic region encodes these proteins:
- a CDS encoding IS5 family transposase (programmed frameshift) has translation MEITPAQFSLIEHCLPAQRGNVSMTNLQVVNAILYVAEHGCKWRGLPKRFGNWHTVYTRMNRWAKAGVLDRMLAQLQKSQIVRIKIEAISLDSTSIKVHPDGTGAFKKNGPQAVGKSRGGWNTKIHMVAADARTAITFGLTPGNVHDAPAGRTLLEHLGPVERPIHLLMDRAYEGNQTRQLALDLGFVPVVPPKSNRVEPWEYNREMYKRRNEVERLFRRLKGYRRIFSRFEKLDAMFLGFLSFVLVVDGLRMC, from the exons ATGGAGATCACGCCAGCACAATTTTCCCTAATCGAACACTGCCTGCCGGCACAGCGCGGCAATGTCAGCATGACCAACCTGCAAGTGGTCAACGCCATCCTTTACGTTGCCGAGCATGGCTGCAAATGGCGCGGCCTGCCCAAGCGCTTTGGCAACTGGCACACGGTGTACACACGCATGAACCGCTGGGCCAAGGCGGGTGTGCTGGACCGGATGTTGGCCCAATTGCAGAAGTCCCAGATCGTGCGCATCAAAATCGAAGCAATCTCGCTGGACTCCACCAGCATCAAGGTGCATCCCGATGGCACGGGCGCAT TTAAAAAAAACGGTCCGCAGGCCGTCGGCAAGTCCCGCGGTGGATGGAACACCAAGATTCATATGGTTGCCGCAGATGCTCGAACAGCCATCACCTTTGGATTGACGCCTGGTAACGTGCATGACGCACCTGCAGGCCGCACGTTGCTTGAACACCTGGGGCCAGTGGAGCGGCCGATTCATTTGTTGATGGACCGTGCCTACGAAGGCAACCAAACCCGCCAGTTGGCGCTCGATCTTGGCTTCGTGCCGGTGGTCCCGCCGAAATCCAATCGGGTCGAGCCTTGGGAATACAACCGGGAGATGTACAAGCGGCGCAACGAGGTGGAGAGACTGTTCCGTCGCCTGAAAGGCTACCGCCGGATTTTCTCGCGCTTCGAGAAGCTGG
- the araD1 gene encoding AraD1 family protein: MRLIQLLDDGGLPCVGVVEASGTQVRVLREVGSIYALANAALAAGTTLDAYATRQRGDSVLDYADLLGSGRVLSPLTHPDPAHCRVTGTGLTHLGSAAARDAMHQQLQQQASLGTLTDSMKIFQLGVEGGIPCDGQPGAQPEWFYKGDGGILVAPGAPLPSPEFALDGGEEPELVGLYVIGADGVPYRLGFALGNEFSDHVTERQNYLYLAHSKLRACAVGPELRSGALPRDLRGSSRIRRGDAVIWEKPFVTGEANMCHSLANLEYHHFKYAAHRVPGDVHLHFFGTATLSFADGVQAEPGDRFEIELPALGAALVNPLQRVPTGFALGGVRAL; encoded by the coding sequence ATGCGACTGATCCAACTGCTCGACGATGGCGGCCTTCCCTGCGTGGGGGTGGTGGAGGCGTCCGGGACCCAGGTGCGCGTGCTGCGCGAGGTTGGTTCGATCTATGCGCTGGCCAACGCCGCGCTCGCCGCCGGCACCACGCTGGACGCTTACGCCACGCGCCAGCGCGGCGACAGCGTGCTCGACTACGCCGACCTGCTGGGCAGCGGCCGCGTGCTGTCGCCGCTGACCCATCCGGACCCGGCGCACTGTCGTGTCACCGGCACCGGCCTGACCCACCTGGGCAGCGCTGCGGCCCGCGATGCGATGCACCAGCAGCTGCAGCAGCAGGCGAGCCTGGGCACGCTCACCGATTCGATGAAGATCTTCCAACTCGGGGTGGAGGGCGGGATTCCGTGCGACGGTCAGCCCGGCGCGCAGCCGGAGTGGTTCTACAAGGGCGACGGCGGCATCCTGGTGGCGCCGGGCGCGCCGCTGCCGTCGCCGGAGTTCGCGCTGGACGGCGGCGAGGAGCCGGAGTTGGTCGGGCTGTACGTGATCGGCGCCGACGGCGTGCCGTACCGGCTCGGCTTCGCGCTGGGCAACGAGTTCTCCGACCACGTCACCGAGCGCCAGAACTACCTGTACCTGGCCCATTCCAAGCTGCGCGCCTGCGCGGTGGGTCCGGAACTGCGCAGTGGCGCGTTGCCGCGCGACCTGCGCGGCAGCAGCCGCATCCGCCGCGGCGATGCGGTGATCTGGGAGAAGCCCTTTGTCACCGGCGAGGCCAACATGTGCCATTCGCTGGCCAATCTGGAGTACCACCATTTCAAGTACGCTGCGCATCGCGTGCCCGGCGACGTGCACCTGCACTTCTTCGGCACCGCCACGCTGAGCTTCGCCGACGGCGTGCAGGCCGAGCCGGGCGACCGTTTCGAGATCGAACTGCCCGCGTTGGGCGCGGCGCTGGTCAACCCGTTGCAGCGGGTGCCGACCGGGTTCGCGCTCGGCGGGGTGCGCGCGCTGTGA
- a CDS encoding LysR family transcriptional regulator, with product MPTTATPWFVRARLKTRQLMLLLAIEEEGNIHRAAETLNMSQPAASKLLKDLEDMMAVPLFERMPRGMRPTWYGQTMIRHARIALSSLGEAGAEIQALKAGHFGSVSVGAIAGPAMALLPAALAQVTTQHPLLRVALRVDSSDVLLEQLAQNKLDLLVARLFARHDKRNLHYRALAEEDVCAIARPGHPILALPQPSLRELAAAGWIVPPDGSVLRHRFELMFQNAGLEAPKRVVETSALVVLPQMLRHGDYLAVVPVDVARHFADHGSVAIVPVHLSCRMDSFGIITRTDWLLSPGARIMLQALKDAAGPVYGYVAPAGDALAPTDARTHQ from the coding sequence ATGCCCACCACCGCCACGCCCTGGTTCGTCCGCGCCCGACTGAAGACCCGGCAATTGATGCTGCTGCTGGCGATCGAGGAAGAAGGTAACATCCACCGCGCCGCCGAGACCCTGAACATGTCGCAGCCGGCCGCCTCCAAGCTGCTGAAGGACCTGGAGGACATGATGGCCGTGCCCCTGTTCGAGCGCATGCCGCGCGGCATGCGCCCGACCTGGTACGGCCAGACGATGATCCGCCACGCGCGCATCGCACTGTCCAGCCTGGGCGAGGCCGGCGCCGAGATCCAGGCGCTGAAGGCCGGCCACTTCGGCAGCGTCAGCGTCGGCGCCATCGCCGGGCCAGCGATGGCCCTGCTGCCGGCCGCCCTGGCCCAGGTCACCACACAACACCCGCTGCTGCGCGTGGCCCTGCGCGTGGACAGCAGCGACGTGCTGCTGGAGCAACTGGCGCAGAACAAGCTCGACCTCCTGGTGGCGCGGCTGTTCGCGCGCCACGACAAGCGCAACCTGCACTACCGGGCCCTGGCCGAGGAAGACGTCTGCGCGATCGCCCGCCCCGGCCATCCGATCCTGGCGCTGCCGCAGCCCTCGCTGCGCGAACTGGCCGCCGCCGGCTGGATCGTGCCGCCGGACGGCAGCGTGCTGCGCCACCGCTTCGAACTGATGTTCCAGAACGCCGGACTGGAGGCGCCCAAGCGGGTCGTCGAGACCTCCGCGCTGGTGGTGCTGCCGCAGATGCTGCGCCACGGCGACTACCTGGCGGTGGTGCCGGTGGACGTGGCCCGGCATTTCGCCGACCACGGCAGCGTGGCCATCGTGCCGGTGCACCTGTCGTGCCGGATGGACTCGTTCGGCATCATCACCCGCACCGACTGGCTGCTGTCGCCGGGCGCGCGGATCATGCTGCAGGCACTAAAGGACGCGGCCGGGCCCGTGTACGGCTATGTCGCACCGGCCGGGGATGCGCTGGCACCGACGGATGCGCGAACGCATCAATGA
- a CDS encoding aldehyde dehydrogenase family protein has protein sequence MNQRFQSYIDGQWVAGTDAAPDENPSDLSAPVGEVGSVDADAVRGAIAAANAAQAKWAASTPQQRADALDLVGSEILARKQELGTLLACEEGKTLPESIGEAARAGQIFKFFAGEALRIPGEKLASTRPGVDVEITREPVGTVGIIAPWNFPLAIPAWKIAPALAYGNTVVFKPAEIVPGCAWAIAEILSRAGLPDGAFNLVIGSGRTVGQALVEDRGIDALSFTGSVPTGNHLLKQAAARGLKIQLEMGGKNPLVVLADADLEVAVEIAVNGAYFSTGQRCTASSRLIVERAVYEEFVARVSKRLATLKIGHALSPGIDIGPVASASQLAQDRDYVRIAQEEGAELVYGGEALECAHPGHYMRPALLAAQPQHRIAREEVFGPVAAVMPAEDYEHALALANDTEFGLCAGIATRSLKHATHFKRHAQAGMVMVNLPTAGVDPHVPFGGRKASSYGPREQGRYAVEFYTTVKTAYTLAG, from the coding sequence ATGAACCAACGTTTCCAGAGCTATATCGACGGCCAGTGGGTGGCCGGTACGGATGCGGCGCCGGACGAGAATCCCTCGGACCTGTCCGCGCCGGTCGGCGAGGTCGGCAGCGTCGACGCCGACGCGGTGCGCGGCGCGATCGCCGCGGCCAATGCGGCGCAGGCCAAGTGGGCGGCGAGCACGCCGCAGCAGCGCGCCGACGCGCTGGACTTGGTCGGCAGCGAGATCCTGGCGCGCAAGCAGGAGCTGGGCACGCTGCTGGCCTGCGAGGAAGGCAAGACGCTGCCGGAGAGCATCGGGGAGGCGGCCCGCGCCGGGCAGATCTTCAAGTTCTTCGCCGGCGAGGCGCTGCGCATTCCCGGGGAGAAGCTCGCCTCCACCCGCCCCGGCGTGGACGTGGAGATCACCCGCGAGCCGGTCGGCACGGTGGGCATCATCGCGCCGTGGAACTTCCCGCTGGCGATCCCGGCGTGGAAGATCGCCCCGGCGCTGGCCTACGGCAACACGGTGGTGTTCAAGCCGGCCGAGATCGTGCCCGGCTGCGCCTGGGCGATCGCCGAGATCCTGAGCCGGGCCGGATTGCCCGATGGCGCGTTCAACCTGGTGATCGGCAGCGGCCGCACCGTCGGCCAGGCGCTGGTCGAGGACCGCGGCATCGACGCGCTGAGTTTCACCGGCTCGGTGCCGACCGGCAACCATCTGCTCAAGCAGGCGGCCGCGCGCGGGCTGAAGATCCAGCTGGAGATGGGCGGCAAGAATCCGCTGGTGGTGCTGGCCGATGCGGACCTGGAGGTGGCGGTGGAGATCGCGGTCAACGGCGCGTACTTCTCCACCGGCCAGCGCTGCACCGCGTCCAGCCGGCTGATCGTGGAGCGCGCGGTGTACGAGGAGTTCGTCGCGCGCGTGAGCAAGCGCCTGGCCACGCTGAAGATCGGCCATGCGCTGAGCCCCGGCATCGACATCGGCCCGGTGGCCAGCGCCAGCCAGTTGGCGCAGGACCGCGACTACGTGCGCATCGCCCAGGAAGAGGGCGCCGAGCTGGTGTACGGCGGCGAGGCGCTGGAGTGCGCGCACCCGGGCCACTACATGCGCCCGGCGCTGCTGGCCGCGCAGCCGCAGCACCGCATCGCGCGCGAGGAAGTGTTCGGTCCGGTCGCGGCGGTGATGCCGGCCGAGGACTACGAACATGCGCTGGCGCTGGCCAACGACACCGAGTTCGGTCTGTGCGCCGGCATCGCCACGCGTTCGCTCAAGCACGCCACGCATTTCAAGCGGCATGCGCAGGCGGGCATGGTGATGGTCAACCTGCCTACCGCCGGGGTCGATCCGCACGTGCCGTTCGGCGGGCGCAAGGCCTCCAGCTACGGCCCGCGCGAGCAGGGCCGCTATGCGGTGGAGTTTTATACGACGGTCAAGACGGCCTATACATTGGCGGGATGA